In Pongo abelii isolate AG06213 chromosome 15, NHGRI_mPonAbe1-v2.0_pri, whole genome shotgun sequence, a single window of DNA contains:
- the DHRS7 gene encoding dehydrogenase/reductase SDR family member 7 — protein MNWELLLWLLVLCALLLLVVQLLRFLRADGDLTLLWAEWQGRRPEWELTDMVVWVTGASSGIGEELAYQLSKLGVSLVLSARRVHELERVKRRCLENGNLKEKDILVLPLDLTDTGSHEAATKAVLQEFGKIDILVNNGGMSQRSLCMDTSLDVYRKLIELNYLGTVSLTKCVLPHMIERKQGKIVTVNSILGIISAPLSIGYCASKHALRGFFNGLRTELATYPGIIVSNIFPGPVQSNIVENSLAGEVTKTIGNNGDQSHKMTTSRCVRLMLISMANDLKEVWISEQPFLLVTYLWQYMPTWAWWITNKMGKKRIENFKSGVDADSSYFKIFKTKHD, from the exons ATGAACTGGGAGCTGCTGCTCTGGCTGCTGGTGCTGTGCGCGCTGCTCCTGCTCGTGGTGCAGCTGCTGCGCTTCCTGAGGGCTGACGGCGACCTGACGCTACTATGGGCCGAGTGGCAGGGACGACGCCCAG AATGGGAGCTGACTGATATGGTGGTGTGGGTGACTGGAGCCTCGAGTGGAATTGGTGAGGAGCTGGCTTACCAGTTGTCTAAACTAGGAGTTTCTCTTGTGCTGTCAGCCAGAAGAGTGCATGAGCTGGAAAGGGTGAAAAGAAGATGCCTAG agaatggcaatttaaaagaaaaagatatacttGTTTTGCCCCTTGACCTGACCGACACTGGTTCCCATGAAGCGGCTACCAAAGCTGTTCTCCAGGAGTTTGGTAAA ATCGACATTCTTGTCAACAATGGTGGAATGTCCCAGCGTTCTTTGTGCATGGATACCAGCTTGGATGTCTACAGAAAGCTAATAGAGCTTAACTACTTAGGGACGGTGTCCTTGACAAAATGTGTTCTGCCTCACATGATTGAGAGGAAGCAAGGAAAGATTGTTACTGTGAATAGCATCCTGGGAATCATATCTGCACCTCTTTCCATTGGATACTGTGCTAGCAAGCATGCTCTCCGG GGTTTTTTTAATGGCCTTCGAACAGAACTTGCCACATACCCAGGTATAATAGTTTCTAACATTTTCCCAGGACCTGTGCAATCAAATATTGTGGAGAATTCCCTAGCTGGAGAAGTCACAAAG aCTATAGGCAATAATGGAGACCAGTCCCATAAGATGACAACCAGTCGTTGTGTGCGGCTGATGTTAATCAGCATGGCCAATGATTTGAAAGAAGTTTGGATCTCAGAACAACCTTTCTTGTTAGTAACATATTTGTGGCAATACATGCCAACCTGGGCCTGGTGGATAACCAACAAGATGGGGAAGAAAAGGATTGAGAACTTTAAGAGTGGTGTG GATGCAGactcttcttattttaaaatctttaagaCAAAACATGACTGA
- the LOC129049979 gene encoding short coiled-coil protein B-like, which translates to MTNIDMDAVDAENHLELEGKTQLINQVLELQHTLEDLPVRGDAVTEENLKLKSENQVLGQYTENFMSASSVFQTTDTKSKRKYRIEALLFYGIAADLSLYVGQISKVIVPLFVVSLNIYEANVRCRQHS; encoded by the coding sequence ATGACAAATATTGACATGGATGCAGTTGATGCTGAAAATCATTTGGAATTGGAGGGAAAAACACAGCTTATTAATCAAGTGTTGGAACTCCAACATACACTTGAAGATCTCCCTGTCAGAGGAGATGCAGTTACGGAAGAAAATCTCAAACTAAAATCAGAAAACCAAGTTCTTGGACAATACACAGAAAATTTCATGTCAGCTTCTAGTGTTTTTCAAACAACTgacacaaaaagcaaaagaaaatacagaattgaAGCCCTTCTGTTTTATGGAATTGCTGCTGACCTTTCTTTATATGTTGGACAGATTTCAAAAGTGATAGTACCTTTGTTTGTGGTTTCATTGAATATTTATGAAGCTAATGTCAGATGTAGGCAACATTCATAG